A stretch of the Channa argus isolate prfri chromosome 9, Channa argus male v1.0, whole genome shotgun sequence genome encodes the following:
- the nepro gene encoding nucleolus and neural progenitor protein isoform X2 — protein sequence MNLDIALQDLNDLCPNRIQRGLSIRCGEGDVPSQPMLEWLCLKVLGAAQLMSCTLSRCNKAFILTKQQMKWEEFVILNMVITSMLSRLWVIFRGILFSLSTLYQQLLELLRDVAHAKPMPFLTDFSLPADMAQFLVPSDAFHLIRQRKLDSQVKDPKESQQGTKISSVKVKKKGQARKAKEDLGVAIKRDIVRDADMKPFLEVFGNFTEGTVIPQEPHRTYKKKNEFKKQLRNATTFKEMATHLNQMILWCRSEGMKKEKRLLNFLRLKCQKMKSLEEAGYNVHGKLQTFRQEACWASSPQGSVPRTCRSSIALRRTTCLRARFQSLKGNFRYSRIKTGVKKKSQKEQQKRTKLSTSGLLGDGHRRTSYEASSNTTECDRHDDIDDIFSSLGL from the exons ATGAACCTCGATATTGCTCTTCAGGACCTCAATGATCTGTGTCCCAATAGGAttcagag aGGACTGAGCATCAGGTGTGGTGAGGGTGATGTTCCCAGTCAACCCATGCTGGAGTGGCTGTGTCTCAAAGTGCTGGGAGCCGCCCAGCTGATGAGCTGCACATTGAGTCGCTGCAACAAGGCTTTTAT ACTCACAAAGCAGCAGATGAAATGGGAGGAGTTTGTTATCTTGAATATGGTGATAACCAGCATGCTCAGTCGTCTAtg GGTGATTTTCCGTGGCATTTTGTTCAGCTTGTCCACTCTGTACCAGCAGCTCCTGGAGTTGCTCAGAGATGTAGCCCATGCAAAGCCCATGCCCTTCCTCACAGACTTCAGCCTGCCGGCAGATATGGCTCAGTTCTTGGTTCCCTCTGACGCATTTCATCTGATCAGACAACGTAAGCTTGATTCCCAGGTGAAAGACCCCAAGGAAAGTCAACAAGGGACCAAGATCTCTTCTGTTAAAGTCAAGAAGAAGGGACAGGCAAGGAAGGCTAAGGAAGACCTGGGTGTTGCTATTAAAAGAG aCATAGTCCGTGACGCTGATATGAAGCCATTTCTTGAAGTTTTCGGGAACTTCACAGAG GGGACTGTCATCCCACAGGAACCTCACAGGACAtacaagaagaaaaatgagTTCAAGAAACAACTGCGAAATGCAACTACTTTCAAAGAGATGGCAACCCATCTAAATCAGATGATCCTATGGTGCAGATCTGAGGggatgaaaaaggaaaaacgtCTCCTAAACTTCCTGCGTTTAAAGTGCCAGAAGATGAAATCTCTAGAGGAAGCAGGATACAA TGTTCATGGTAAGTTGCAGACCTTCAGGCAGGAAGCTTGCTGGGCTTCATCTCCTCAAGGATCAGTGCCTAGAACCTGTCGTTCCTCTATTGCATTGAGGAGAACTACTTGCCTAAGAGCTCGTTTTCAGTCACTTAAGGGAAATTTTAGGTATTCCAGAATCAAAACCGgtgtaaaaaagaaatcccAAAAGGAACAACAGAAGAGGACAAAGTTGTCAACATCTGGACTGTTGGGGGATGGTCACAGAAGGACTTCATATGAGGCATCCTCTAACACCACTGAATGTGACAGGCATGATGATATAGATgatatattttcttctttaggTTTGTGA
- the ralba gene encoding ras-related protein Ral-B, giving the protein MMATSKSKTQSSLALHKVIMVGSGGVGKSALTLQFMYDEFVEDYEPTKADSYRKKVVLDGEESQIDILDTAGQEDYAAIRDNYFRSGEGFLLVFSITEHESFTATAEFREQILRVKAEEDKIPLLLVGNKSDLEERRQVSVEEARGKSEEWGVQYVETSAKTRANVDKVFFDLMREVRGKKMSENKDKNGKGKNKRSKKSFKERCCLL; this is encoded by the exons ATGATGGCtactagtaaaagtaaaactcaGAGTTCTCTGGCACTGCACAAAGTGATAATGGTGGGAAGTGGAGGCGTGGGGAAATCAGCCCTCACCTTGCAGTTCATGTATGACGAG TTTGTAGAGGACTATGAGCCCACCAAGGCAGACAGCTACAGAAAGAAGGTGGTTTTGGATGGGGAGGAAAGCCAGATTGACATCCTGGACACAGCAGGCCAGGAGGACTATGCTGCTATCAGGGACAACTATTTTCGCAGCGGAGAGGGATTTCTACTGGTCTTCTCTATTACAGAGCACGAGTCCTTTACCGCAACTGCTGAGTTCAG ggaGCAGATTTTGCGAGTGAAGGCGGAAGAGGACAAGATCCCTCTCCTTCTGGTAGGGAACAAGTCAGACCTGGAGGAGCGCCGGCAGGTATCTGTGGAAGAGGCCAGAGGGAAGTCTGAAGAGTGGGGGGTCCAATATGTTGAGACATCAGCCAAAACAAGAGCCAATGTCGACAAG gttTTTTTCGACCTTATGCGTGAAGTTCGAGGCaagaaaatgtctgaaaataaagacaaaaatggaaaaggaaagaaCAAGAGGAGCAAGAAGAGTTTCAAAGAGAGATGCTGTTTACTTTGA
- the nepro gene encoding nucleolus and neural progenitor protein isoform X1 → MAGEPWNKVNIPFPSAVSSVRTQFSSKTGARVKAVLVENEKVLKLIQSEILQTEIRVLYELLYILNNSYTGNKTFKGLQQVEQCINRLKNMNLDIALQDLNDLCPNRIQRGLSIRCGEGDVPSQPMLEWLCLKVLGAAQLMSCTLSRCNKAFILTKQQMKWEEFVILNMVITSMLSRLWVIFRGILFSLSTLYQQLLELLRDVAHAKPMPFLTDFSLPADMAQFLVPSDAFHLIRQRKLDSQVKDPKESQQGTKISSVKVKKKGQARKAKEDLGVAIKRDIVRDADMKPFLEVFGNFTEGTVIPQEPHRTYKKKNEFKKQLRNATTFKEMATHLNQMILWCRSEGMKKEKRLLNFLRLKCQKMKSLEEAGYNVHGKLQTFRQEACWASSPQGSVPRTCRSSIALRRTTCLRARFQSLKGNFRYSRIKTGVKKKSQKEQQKRTKLSTSGLLGDGHRRTSYEASSNTTECDRHDDIDDIFSSLGL, encoded by the exons ATGGCAGGAGAACCGTGGAACAAAGTAAACATCCCGTTCCCAAGCGCCGTTTCCAGTGTTCGAACACAGTTCAGCTCAAAAACAG GTGCACGTGTAAAAGCCGTGTTGGTGGAAAACGAGAAGGTCCTTAAGCTGATTCAGAGTGAGATCCTGCAAACGGAGATACGAGTTCTCTATGAACTGCTTTACATCCTAAATAACAGCTACACAGGAAACAAGACTTTTAAGGGCTTACAGCAG GTTGAACAATGTATAAACCGTCTGAAGAACATGAACCTCGATATTGCTCTTCAGGACCTCAATGATCTGTGTCCCAATAGGAttcagag aGGACTGAGCATCAGGTGTGGTGAGGGTGATGTTCCCAGTCAACCCATGCTGGAGTGGCTGTGTCTCAAAGTGCTGGGAGCCGCCCAGCTGATGAGCTGCACATTGAGTCGCTGCAACAAGGCTTTTAT ACTCACAAAGCAGCAGATGAAATGGGAGGAGTTTGTTATCTTGAATATGGTGATAACCAGCATGCTCAGTCGTCTAtg GGTGATTTTCCGTGGCATTTTGTTCAGCTTGTCCACTCTGTACCAGCAGCTCCTGGAGTTGCTCAGAGATGTAGCCCATGCAAAGCCCATGCCCTTCCTCACAGACTTCAGCCTGCCGGCAGATATGGCTCAGTTCTTGGTTCCCTCTGACGCATTTCATCTGATCAGACAACGTAAGCTTGATTCCCAGGTGAAAGACCCCAAGGAAAGTCAACAAGGGACCAAGATCTCTTCTGTTAAAGTCAAGAAGAAGGGACAGGCAAGGAAGGCTAAGGAAGACCTGGGTGTTGCTATTAAAAGAG aCATAGTCCGTGACGCTGATATGAAGCCATTTCTTGAAGTTTTCGGGAACTTCACAGAG GGGACTGTCATCCCACAGGAACCTCACAGGACAtacaagaagaaaaatgagTTCAAGAAACAACTGCGAAATGCAACTACTTTCAAAGAGATGGCAACCCATCTAAATCAGATGATCCTATGGTGCAGATCTGAGGggatgaaaaaggaaaaacgtCTCCTAAACTTCCTGCGTTTAAAGTGCCAGAAGATGAAATCTCTAGAGGAAGCAGGATACAA TGTTCATGGTAAGTTGCAGACCTTCAGGCAGGAAGCTTGCTGGGCTTCATCTCCTCAAGGATCAGTGCCTAGAACCTGTCGTTCCTCTATTGCATTGAGGAGAACTACTTGCCTAAGAGCTCGTTTTCAGTCACTTAAGGGAAATTTTAGGTATTCCAGAATCAAAACCGgtgtaaaaaagaaatcccAAAAGGAACAACAGAAGAGGACAAAGTTGTCAACATCTGGACTGTTGGGGGATGGTCACAGAAGGACTTCATATGAGGCATCCTCTAACACCACTGAATGTGACAGGCATGATGATATAGATgatatattttcttctttaggTTTGTGA